CTGCACGAGCGAATCAAACTCTTGCAGGAAGAAATTGCCGCACATATCAACGAGCAAGATAACCGCAGCTTGTTCGTGCTGACTATCGTGACCGTGCTGGCATTGCCCTTCAATATCATCGCCGGTCTGCTGGGGATGAACGTAGGCGGCATCCCGTTTGCCCAGCATGCCAACGGCTTCTGGATTGTGGTGGGCGTAGTGGCAACGGTGACCGGTACTGCCGGTTGGTACGCCTGGCGCAAATGGCGGGAGTGAGGCGCCAGCTCAGATCAAGGCTACGCCAAAGCGGCGCATGACCAGCGCAAACAAGCCAAAGCAAACAATCGTGAAGACAGCGCTGCCAGCCATGGCTGGCCAGAAGCCAAACCGGGCAAATAGCCACGGAAACAACAAGAACATCGGCAGCGTCGGCAACACGTACCAGAAGGTATACCAGGCATGATTGGCAATCTTGCTGGCAGGTTGCCTTTCGAAATACAGCCAGCACAAGGTCAGCAGCGTGACCAGCGGCAGGGATGCGATGAGCGCTCCCAGCTTGTCGCTGCGTTTGGCTATTTCGGACACGGCCACCACCACTGCGGCGGTGACCAGATATTTGATGATGAGATAAGGCATCGGGTTACCACGTGGCACTGGCTTGGGGTTTGGCGGAATTACAGCAATACCTGCCAGAAACCGGCATCCAGCCATTGTTCAAATTTGCGGCCGACTTCGTTAAAGTGCGCCACTTTGCGAAATCCGCAACGCTCATGAAATGCCACGCTGGCCGGATTGGGCAATGCAATGCAGCCAATGACTGCATGAAACTGGCGCGCGCGCAGTTCATCCAGCAGCGCGGTATATAGCGGCGTACCAATCCCGCCTTTAAGCGAATCGGCACGCAGATAAATGGTGCTTTCCACCGTGTGACGATACGCCGGGCGACCGCGCCAGACCGTGCCATAGGCGTAACCCACCACGCCAGACTCGGTTTCAGCTACCAGCCATGGATAGTGTGCGATTACATCGTTAATGCGTTTTTGCATATCGGCCGCGGCGACCGGGTGTTGCTCGAAGCTGATGGCGGTATTGACGACGTAATAGTTGTAGATATCGCAGATGGCTTGGGCGTCAGACGGTTGGACAGGGCGGATTTGCATGGGCGGTGAGTCGGTAAAGACCTGGTCGTGGATACAAGGTGTGACAGTACCCGGTTTGGGAGGAGGTTAGAAGTGGGGTTACGGAGAAGGGATATGACGGAGACGGCTTTGCTGCTGGGCTGCAACGCCAACAGTTTGCATCGTTGCCTGGATTCGCGCAGCAAGCCGGGGCGCGATATTGTCAAAATCAAATGCCGGTTATCCGTTGATACGTTGCCCCCGGATTCCCGCTAGCGCTCCATCCGGGCTACAGGCACTGGTTTATGCACGCCAACCTGATACTCGCAAAACAAAAAAGACCCTCAAGAGGATCTTTTTTGTTGGCACACAGTAAATATCAATGCCCGCCCGCCGCTGCCGCACTGGCGCCGCCACCTTTGGGAGCAAAGGGTGGTTTGGCAAAGAACACGACCGCAATCAGCGCCAGGAACAGCACGCCCAGCATGTTGAAGTAGTCGATGGTCGACATCATTAGCGCTTGCGATTGCACCATTTGTTCGATCATGACCGCAGTGCGCTGCAAACTGCCGTGGCCGAGCGAGGTCACCGCTTGCTGCGTAGCCGGGTCGTAGACCGAGATATGCTCGGTGAGCCGCGCATGGTGTTCAATTGCCCGTTCCTGCCAGATCCACGTCGTGAGCGATGCCGCAAAGCTGCCGCCCAAGGTACGCAGGAAGGTCGCCAGACCAGAGCCCGCCGAAATTTCATGCGGATGCAGGTCAGACAGCACAATCGATAGCACTGGCATGAAGTAGAAAGCCACACCAAGGCCCATCAGCAACTGCGCCAGCGCCACGGTCTGGAAGTCCACATCGATGGTGAAGCTGGCTCGCATGAACGAGGTGGCCGCCAGGATGATGAAGGAGAACGAGGCCAGTATGCGCAGATCAAAACGCGGCGCGTATTTGCCCACGAACGGCGTCAATATCACCGGCAATATCCCGATAGGCGCCGTCGCCAGACCTGCCCACACCGAGGTGTAGTGCAACTGCGTTTGCAGCCACAGTGGCAACAGCAAGCTCATGCCGAAGAACCCGGCATAACCTAGCGTCAGCGTCACCGTACCTGCCGCAAAGTTGCGGTGGCGGAACAAGCGCAGGTTCACGATCGGGTCGCTGTCGGTCATTTCCCAGATCAGGAAGATAGTCAACGCCACGGCAGCAATGATCGCCAGCACCACGATGAACGGCGAACCAAACCAGTCCAGATCGTTACCCTTGTCGAGCAGCACCTGCAGTGCGCCCACGCCAACGATCAGTGTGATCAGGCCAACGTAGTCCATCTTCGGGCGTTCGAGTTTTTCTGGACGGCCCTTCATCTGGCCGGCGACAACCCAGGAAGCAAAGATACCGATCGGCACGTTGATAAAGAAAATCCACGGCCACGAATAATTATCGGTAATCCAGCCGCCCAGAATCGGCCCTGCAATCGGCGCCACCACCGTAATCATCGCCAATAGCGCGAGTGCTTGCCCTCGCTTGTTGGCGGGGTAGATGGAGATCAGTAGCGATTGGGTGATCGGGTACATCGGCCCGGCTACCGCGCCTTGCAGCGCCCGGAAACCCACCAGCATGCCCATGCTTTGCGCCACGCCGCACAGCAGCGAAGCCAGCGAGAACAGGATGGTGGCCCAGATAAACAGTTTGGTTTCGCCATAACGCCGCACCAGCCAGCCGGTCAGCGGCAGTGCAATGGCGTTGCTGACCGCAAACGAGGTGATGACCCACGCGCTTTGGTCCGAGCTCACACCCAGATTACCGGCGATGGTTGGCAGCGAGACATTGGCGATGGTTGTGTCGAGCACCTGCATAAAGGTGGCCAGGCACAGGCCAATGGTCGCCAGCCCTAAATTGGGCGGGCGAAATGAGGGCTGACTCATTGTGTTTTTCCCGCCTTACTTCTTGGCCTGGCCGGAAGCCAGGTTGGCATGGATGGTGTCCTTGATCAGTTCATCGGCAGCGTTCAGTTGCTGCTTGTAAACGTCGGTCGTGAACAGCGGGTGCGTGGCAGCGGTTTGCGACAACGAGGCGCCAGACTGGTCATGCAGGCCAACGTCGGCACTCATCGACAGCCCGATACGCAGCGGGTTGGCCGCCACTTCTTTCGGGTCCAGCGTGATGCGTACCGGAATACGCTGCACGATCTTGATCCAGTTGCCGGTGGCGTTTTGCGCCGGAATCAAACTGAACGCGCTGCCAGTACCAACGCCCAGGCTATCAACCTTGCCGTGGTATTCCACGCTGCTGCCGTACAAATCGGCCTTGAGCGTTACCGGCTGGCCAATACGCATGTGGCGCAGCTGGGTTTCCTTGAAGTTGGCTTCAACCCATACTTGTTCCAGCGGGACCACGGCCATCAGTGGCGTGCCTTGCTGCACGCGTTGGCCCACTTGCACCGCACGTTGGGCAACATAACCAGTGACTGGCGCGACCATGGTGGTGCGCACGTCATCCAGATAGGCAGAACGCAGCTTGGCGGCGGCAGCTTGCACGTCCGGGTGGGATGCCACAACGGTGTCCTCAACCAGCACTTTGCTGCTGGTCAGTTGGCCTTGATACGAAGCCACCGCGCTTTGGGCTGCAGCCAATGCATCGCGAGCGTGCGCCAGTTCTTCAGCAGAGATAGCGCCGGTTTTGACCAGTTGCTGGCGACGATCAAAGTCGGCCTTGGCTTTATCCAGTGCAGTTTGCTGGGCGGCCACTTCGGCTTGCAGGCTGTTCACGTTGCTGAACAGGCCCCGTACTTTACGCACGGTGCTGGCCAGGTTGGCCTTGGCTTGCTCCAGACCAACATGCGCATCGCTTGGGTCCAGCTGTACCAGCGTTTGGCCAGCTTTTACCAGCGCGCCATTGTCGGCGCCAATGCTGACTACCGTGCCAGGGATTTGCGGGGTGATTTGCACCACGTTGCCTTGGACGTAGGCATCGTCAGTGTCTTCGTTCCAGCGGCCTACGGTGACATACCAGACGGCCCAGGCCAGGATGGCGAGGACAAAAATGGCAAAAGCCAGGCGCAACAGAAATTTGCGGCGGGAAGGGCGCTGCGGGGCGGCAGCAGCGGCGTTGTTTTCGGTGCTCATGCTCGTCTATTCCTTGATGTCTCGATTCTTGATGATCTTTGGGCAGCTTATTGCGCTTGCGCCGGGGCGGAGGCAGTAGCCAGTGTGGGCGTATCGTCAGCCGGGCGATAACCGCCACCCAGTGCCTGCACCAACAGTACCGATGCATCCAGCTGTTGGGCATTCAGGCCCGCCAGGCGCATCTGGGCGTTGAGCAACTGCTGCTGGATGCTCAAGACATCCAGGTAGTTGCCAAGGCCGCCGTGATAGCGCTGCATGGACAACTCATAAGCCTGCTGGGCGGTCTGGATCGCTTCTTTTTGTTGGGTTACTTGCCGGGCCAGCGATCGCAGCGCGCTGATTTGGGCTGCTACTTCGTGCATGGCGTTGACCAGCGACTGGTTGTATTGCGCTACCGCCAGATCATATTGGGCGTCTTTGGCCGACAAATTGGCGCGCAAGCGGCCGCCATCAAAGATCGGCAAAGTCAGTGCCGGACCAAGTTGACCGTAACGGCTATCCCACTCGGCCAGATTGCCCAGACCCAATGAGGCCAGACCAATCGCGGCGGTCAGGTTGAAATCGGGATAGAACTTGGTTTGCGCAGTTTTGATCTCTTTGCTGGCACTTTCGACGCGCCATTTGGCTGCGACGATATCGGCACGACGGCCTACCAGCTCAGCGGGCAGCACGCTCGGCAATGCCAGTGCCGACGGTTGCAGCACTTGCGGGCGTGCCAGTTGCTGACCCCGATCCGGGCCTGCGCCTAGCAATGCCGCCAGCGCCAGTTGGCTGTCGTCAATTTGCTGCTGGGTGGATTCCAGTTGCTGGCGCGCGGCTGGCAACGCGGATTGCGCCTGCTTGAGTTGCACCTGGCTATCAATCCCCGCATCTACACGCTGTTGCACCAGCTTGAGCTGGTCTTGTGCGCGTTGCAGGTCAGCCTTGGCGATGTCTTGCAATTGCCAGGCGTAACCGAGCTGTGCGTAAGTGCGGGCCAGGTTGCCAGACAAGGTAATGCGGGCTTGCTGGCCATCGATCTCGGTGGCACGGCTTTGGCCGACTGCGGCTTCCCACGCGGCGCGCTGCCCGCCCCACAGATCAAAGTCGTAGCTGAACTTGAGCGAAACCATCTTGAGCGCGGCGTAACCATCGCCGAACGGCGCAGGCAATACCGTGCCCGGAATACGGATGCCCGAATACGCGGCAGCGGCATCGACACGCGGCATACGCGCGGCATCGGCTTGGCCAGCTTGCGCCAGTGCGACACGGGTACGGGCGTCGGCAACTTCCAGCGTCGGATTATTCTTGAGCGCTTCATCAATCAGTGACGACAGCTGCGCGTCACCCAGTGCGGTCCACCAGTTCTGCTGTGGCCAGACGCTGGCATCGACGCGCGCGCCACTCAGCGACTTGCTGGCGCCCAGCGTGTTGGCATCTAGCACCTTGCCTTGCGGGCTCAATCCTTCCCAATTGGCACAACCCGCCAGCAGCGCCGTGACCAGCACGCTAAGCAGCAGTTGGCTTTTACGCGGCGATACTTGCCGCCGCAAAGTTTTTGTTATCACTGCGGGGTCTCCAGGGTATTACGGACACGTTTCAGTAGCGAAATCAGGGTGTCTTGCTCGTCTTGTGAAAGATCGATCAACGCTTGTTCCATCGAGTCTTCACCGCAGGTTTGCATGGTTGCCCACAGTGCCAGACCAGCTTCGGTCAGCGTGATTTGCAAGGCGCGGCGGTCTTCCAGGTGCGGTTGGCGGCGCAGATAACCTTTCTCTTCCAGCTTGTCCAAAAGCCGCGTCATGGCACCCGCATCGTGGTCTATGGCCCGGGCCAGCTCGGTCGCGGTTTGC
This genomic interval from Silvimonas soli contains the following:
- a CDS encoding DUF3147 family protein; this encodes MPYLIIKYLVTAAVVVAVSEIAKRSDKLGALIASLPLVTLLTLCWLYFERQPASKIANHAWYTFWYVLPTLPMFLLFPWLFARFGFWPAMAGSAVFTIVCFGLFALVMRRFGVALI
- a CDS encoding HlyD family efflux transporter periplasmic adaptor subunit: MSTENNAAAAAPQRPSRRKFLLRLAFAIFVLAILAWAVWYVTVGRWNEDTDDAYVQGNVVQITPQIPGTVVSIGADNGALVKAGQTLVQLDPSDAHVGLEQAKANLASTVRKVRGLFSNVNSLQAEVAAQQTALDKAKADFDRRQQLVKTGAISAEELAHARDALAAAQSAVASYQGQLTSSKVLVEDTVVASHPDVQAAAAKLRSAYLDDVRTTMVAPVTGYVAQRAVQVGQRVQQGTPLMAVVPLEQVWVEANFKETQLRHMRIGQPVTLKADLYGSSVEYHGKVDSLGVGTGSAFSLIPAQNATGNWIKIVQRIPVRITLDPKEVAANPLRIGLSMSADVGLHDQSGASLSQTAATHPLFTTDVYKQQLNAADELIKDTIHANLASGQAKK
- a CDS encoding MarR family winged helix-turn-helix transcriptional regulator gives rise to the protein MSHIQAPEENLGVLVRQVRDGLFQLFERKLAASGLELNLSQFLVLKRLAYHGAQTATELARAIDHDAGAMTRLLDKLEEKGYLRRQPHLEDRRALQITLTEAGLALWATMQTCGEDSMEQALIDLSQDEQDTLISLLKRVRNTLETPQ
- a CDS encoding arsinothricin resistance N-acetyltransferase ArsN1 family B, whose translation is MQIRPVQPSDAQAICDIYNYYVVNTAISFEQHPVAAADMQKRINDVIAHYPWLVAETESGVVGYAYGTVWRGRPAYRHTVESTIYLRADSLKGGIGTPLYTALLDELRARQFHAVIGCIALPNPASVAFHERCGFRKVAHFNEVGRKFEQWLDAGFWQVLL
- a CDS encoding efflux transporter outer membrane subunit encodes the protein MITKTLRRQVSPRKSQLLLSVLVTALLAGCANWEGLSPQGKVLDANTLGASKSLSGARVDASVWPQQNWWTALGDAQLSSLIDEALKNNPTLEVADARTRVALAQAGQADAARMPRVDAAAAYSGIRIPGTVLPAPFGDGYAALKMVSLKFSYDFDLWGGQRAAWEAAVGQSRATEIDGQQARITLSGNLARTYAQLGYAWQLQDIAKADLQRAQDQLKLVQQRVDAGIDSQVQLKQAQSALPAARQQLESTQQQIDDSQLALAALLGAGPDRGQQLARPQVLQPSALALPSVLPAELVGRRADIVAAKWRVESASKEIKTAQTKFYPDFNLTAAIGLASLGLGNLAEWDSRYGQLGPALTLPIFDGGRLRANLSAKDAQYDLAVAQYNQSLVNAMHEVAAQISALRSLARQVTQQKEAIQTAQQAYELSMQRYHGGLGNYLDVLSIQQQLLNAQMRLAGLNAQQLDASVLLVQALGGGYRPADDTPTLATASAPAQAQ
- a CDS encoding DHA2 family efflux MFS transporter permease subunit — protein: MSQPSFRPPNLGLATIGLCLATFMQVLDTTIANVSLPTIAGNLGVSSDQSAWVITSFAVSNAIALPLTGWLVRRYGETKLFIWATILFSLASLLCGVAQSMGMLVGFRALQGAVAGPMYPITQSLLISIYPANKRGQALALLAMITVVAPIAGPILGGWITDNYSWPWIFFINVPIGIFASWVVAGQMKGRPEKLERPKMDYVGLITLIVGVGALQVLLDKGNDLDWFGSPFIVVLAIIAAVALTIFLIWEMTDSDPIVNLRLFRHRNFAAGTVTLTLGYAGFFGMSLLLPLWLQTQLHYTSVWAGLATAPIGILPVILTPFVGKYAPRFDLRILASFSFIILAATSFMRASFTIDVDFQTVALAQLLMGLGVAFYFMPVLSIVLSDLHPHEISAGSGLATFLRTLGGSFAASLTTWIWQERAIEHHARLTEHISVYDPATQQAVTSLGHGSLQRTAVMIEQMVQSQALMMSTIDYFNMLGVLFLALIAVVFFAKPPFAPKGGGASAAAAGGH